The Methanosarcina barkeri MS DNA window ATTTCCAGTTCTAATTTTGTTTTATATCTTACTGTCCAGTAACTTACTGGCTGGTAAGATAACTGCAAAAGGAGTTGAAATCTATTTCCTGAAGACTGTATGGAAAACTAAGCTTGATAAGAAAAGCAAGTATTCTACACAGGCAGAAATTTACATATACTCTTTCCAGAAAATTAAAAATTATAATTATATACAAAGCTTTTCCAAAAATATTTTTACTAAAATACAGGAGAGGAATTGGTGATAGGAATGGGTAGTGAGAACTATGAGCTTATCGATAAGCTTGAAAGCATTGCAAAGTCCCTGGAAAGCTTGGCAGAGTCACAGAAAAAAATAGCTGAAGCACTGGTGTGGATAGTAAAAGACAAGGAAGTTATATACTGAAGTGGGCGAAATTTTGGGAATAAGGAAAAATGTACCAGGAATGGAAAACTGCAGAAAACTGAAAACATAGCTGGTTGGTAGAAAGGATTATCTTAAGAGGAAGATAAGAAGTGCCTGGGTGTAGCCGCACTCCTTATCTCCCTATCTTTACCTCAGATCAAACATTAATAATGCTGACGCTAGAAACCAATAAACCACTTGCTTATTACCACTTTTCAATCCTTTTCCGACTTTTCCTAATTTGGGGATGTGATTTTCCTTTCTAAACGTTTTACTAATTTGGGGATGTGATCCTCCTTTCTAAACTTTTACCTAATTTGGGGATGTGATTTTCCTTTCTAAATCATTTTTTGAACTTTAACATCCTGATAGATCTCTTACATGCATCCAGAGCTTACAGCTAATACATCCGAATACTTTCACCCCGGACACCTGCAACTTAAATATGATGAGCTTAAAACATCACAACGTTATGATTTCATACATGACACATTTTATACTGATATCTAATTCCTCTCTACACGGGAATAACCTACCATAAAGGAATAGTTTCATAAAAATAGGAACAATTTTCATAAACGTAGAGAAAATCTGTTATAAAAATTAGAATGTTAAGGATACAGCTGTGTATGAGAGCATATCCATACCTTAATTTCCCTGGATCTTCTGGGGTTTATATTCTGGCATGACATTGATTCTACAGATCAGGGGGATTCGAAAGCGAGCACTGAGTATGATTTCTTGAAGGCAAGTAAACGTGAGCTTGAGCCAATGCCTTCCCTATCCGCCAGAATGTATTCAGCCCTGCACCAGTATTTTGGATACACTTCCTTTCGCCCGTTGCAAGAGGAAATTATAAGGGATGTTCTGAAGAGGAAAGATGTTTTTGTTCTCATGCCTACCGGCGGGGGTAAATCGATGTGCTACCAGCTGCCTGCCCTTCTCATGGAAGGAGTTACGGTTGTTGTATCTCCTCTGATCTCTCTGATGAAAGACCAGGTTGACGGGCTTGAAGCAAACGGAATTGCTGCAGCCTGCATGAACAGTACCCAGAGCGCCAGAGAAAACCGGGATGTAAAGATGGCTTTTCTCGAAAACCGGTTAAAAGTTCTTTACGTTGCTCCTGAAAGGCTTATGATGCCAGGAACCCTTGCCTTTTTAAAGAAAGGAAAGGTCAGCCTCTTTGCAATAGACGAAGCGCACTGCATTTCCGAGTGGGGGCATGATTTCCGGCCTGAGTACAGGAAATTGAAACTTTTGAGGGATTCCAAAACAGGCTTTCCTGATATCCCAATTATTGCGCTTACGGCAACAGCCACAGAAAGGGTTCGAGAAGACATCATATCACAACTCAATCTTCATCTTCCTCCGGAAAAAGGTCCTTACGTAGCCAGTTTTAACCGGAAAAACCTTTACTATGAAGTCAGGCCAAAGAAAGAGACCTTTTCCGAGATTACTGACTACCTGCGCAGACATAGAGGTGAAGCAGGAATAATCTACTGCCAGAGCCGAAATAGTGTCGAGGCCCTTACAAAAAAACTGAACCTTGCAGGTTTCAGGGCCCTTCCCTACCATGCAGGGCTTTCGGATACCGAGAGAAACCGAAACCAGGAGATGTTCATTAAAGATGACGTGGACATCATAGTAGCTACAATCGCTTTTGGGATGGGAATTGATAAGTCCAACGTACGTTTTGTAATACACTATGACCTTCCCAGAAATCTTGAAAGCTACTATCAGGAAACCGGAAGAGGAGGAAGGGATGGAAGCCCATGCGAATGTATTCTTTTCTTCAGCAGAGGGGACCGTTTCAAGATTGAGTACTTTATTTCACAGAAGACAAATGAAAAAGAGAAGGAAATTTCTCTGGTGCAGTTAAGGCAAATGGTAGCTTATTGCGAGGGAAATAAATGCAGGCGCCAGACTTTGATGGAGTACTTTGGTGAAGAGCTATCAGAACCCTGCGGGAACTGTGACTGCTGCCTTACTCCGAAAGATACCTTTGACGGAACTGAAGCTGCAAAAAAATTTATAACCTGCGTCCAGGAACTGAACCAGCGTTTTGGTACTAACTATGTTATTGATGTCCTCACAGGCTCAAAGAATAAAAAGATCCGGCACAACCGTCATGAAAGATTGAAAAGTCACGGCAATGGCACGGAGTTCACAAAAGAACAATGGAAATCATTAGCTTCCGAAATGATAAACACCGGTCTTCTGGATGTAAGCGGGACAAAGTATCCTTTATTGAAGCTTAACGCCATGAGCAGAAAAATACTGAAAGGACTGGAAAAAGTAGAACTTGTCTGCCCTGAAGGCTTTGTTCCTGAAGCTGAAGAAAGTTCCGTGCCTTCTACAGCGGTCGGTACAAAAGGCAAAAAAGCCGATGATCTAAGTTTCTCTGAGGAAAAGGCTTTTCCAGAAAAATTTTCAGTTGCTTCTGACATCCTGAAAGCTTCAGAGGCGAAAAAAACTGAAATGTCCGGAAAAGAGCCTGATCCTATCCTTTTTGAGCGGT harbors:
- the recQ gene encoding DNA helicase RecQ, whose translation is MPSLSARMYSALHQYFGYTSFRPLQEEIIRDVLKRKDVFVLMPTGGGKSMCYQLPALLMEGVTVVVSPLISLMKDQVDGLEANGIAAACMNSTQSARENRDVKMAFLENRLKVLYVAPERLMMPGTLAFLKKGKVSLFAIDEAHCISEWGHDFRPEYRKLKLLRDSKTGFPDIPIIALTATATERVREDIISQLNLHLPPEKGPYVASFNRKNLYYEVRPKKETFSEITDYLRRHRGEAGIIYCQSRNSVEALTKKLNLAGFRALPYHAGLSDTERNRNQEMFIKDDVDIIVATIAFGMGIDKSNVRFVIHYDLPRNLESYYQETGRGGRDGSPCECILFFSRGDRFKIEYFISQKTNEKEKEISLVQLRQMVAYCEGNKCRRQTLMEYFGEELSEPCGNCDCCLTPKDTFDGTEAAKKFITCVQELNQRFGTNYVIDVLTGSKNKKIRHNRHERLKSHGNGTEFTKEQWKSLASEMINTGLLDVSGTKYPLLKLNAMSRKILKGLEKVELVCPEGFVPEAEESSVPSTAVGTKGKKADDLSFSEEKAFPEKFSVASDILKASEAKKTEMSGKEPDPILFERLKALRKEISLKRNLPPYIVFSDTSLKEMATRFPHNLEEFHSITGVGEHKLKKYGDIFLKEIENYCRDYSLVPADKPAEKSAEKPEQLEVACKDSEQKGIRSKEIAQNDENPKTEVEIFGTKMPNPESDNINSLETCNLQTKRARYLDTSIQDWSEQNSSAGGFRKIDAAEISPELEVASVTRSDISTSSSFETDSLQRTFSLFTKGLGIDEIADIQGTSTRDIFRQLEQLTLSGNVKVIGGLLPPKRQKQINSTLKSLEVELDSLLRTRLGENCPEEEMKFVRALLLSRICFSQSEDSK